The following are from one region of the Gryllotalpicola protaetiae genome:
- the dacB gene encoding D-alanyl-D-alanine carboxypeptidase/D-alanyl-D-alanine endopeptidase, translating into MTDPRDPFGDEFPPTEPFTPLSTDERAIVEQPTQAMAAPAAASPAAAGTAAFVQPVVVSSTSGPQASSAPARAWAGILSSIRTHPRSWVAAGATAAFLIIGGGSFAAGAATGGPAQPAALNAPVHTASPSASATPSSTPTPTGRPTANPAAAATALKTCSVAGPASDGRLGTLEAQVVDAKTGQVLFDRNGGTGAPTASVMKTITAGAAISALGADYQISTTAVKGSQPGQVVIVGGGDPTLGTGKPQWYQGAPTLTDLADQVKKAWAADPSNAGQPITSVVADASLFGGPTWQASWHENPERTPEGSTAEIAALMADGDKQSPTKLESPRGTDPVGDAGQAFAQDLGAKYDGAGSAPQGAAQLGVVKSQPISALITEALQNSDNTVMEMIARLVAIKMGAGNTFGAIDAGDTAALKKIGVDTSGLTIIDGSGLSADNRVPPSFFSSYLTKVLNRENGLGVIYDALPIAGQSGTLAKSYGRFTGASAVATGQVHAKTGSIDGAYTLAGVINAKDGSQLVFSIYALGNVGDSARAAIDSLTAAIYSCGDNLSNS; encoded by the coding sequence GTGACCGACCCGAGAGACCCCTTCGGTGACGAGTTCCCCCCGACCGAACCGTTCACTCCGTTGAGCACCGACGAGCGTGCCATCGTCGAGCAGCCGACCCAGGCGATGGCCGCTCCCGCGGCGGCCTCGCCCGCGGCAGCCGGCACCGCCGCGTTCGTTCAGCCGGTCGTCGTCTCTTCCACATCGGGTCCGCAGGCGTCGAGCGCTCCGGCGCGCGCCTGGGCGGGCATCCTCTCGTCGATCCGCACGCACCCGCGCAGCTGGGTCGCGGCAGGCGCCACCGCGGCCTTCCTGATCATCGGCGGCGGCTCGTTCGCCGCCGGCGCCGCGACCGGCGGCCCCGCCCAGCCCGCCGCGCTGAACGCCCCCGTGCACACCGCCAGCCCCTCGGCATCCGCCACCCCCTCATCGACCCCGACGCCCACCGGGCGCCCGACCGCGAACCCGGCCGCCGCCGCCACAGCGCTGAAGACCTGCTCGGTCGCCGGCCCCGCCTCAGATGGGCGGCTCGGCACACTGGAGGCGCAGGTCGTCGACGCGAAGACCGGCCAGGTGCTGTTCGACCGGAACGGCGGCACCGGCGCGCCGACCGCGAGTGTCATGAAGACGATCACGGCGGGCGCCGCGATCTCGGCGCTCGGCGCCGATTACCAGATCTCGACCACCGCGGTGAAGGGCTCGCAGCCCGGCCAGGTCGTCATCGTCGGCGGCGGCGACCCGACCCTCGGCACCGGCAAGCCCCAGTGGTATCAGGGGGCGCCGACGCTCACCGACCTCGCCGACCAGGTGAAGAAGGCCTGGGCGGCGGATCCGTCGAACGCCGGGCAGCCGATCACCTCGGTCGTCGCCGATGCGTCGCTGTTCGGCGGCCCCACCTGGCAGGCGAGCTGGCATGAGAACCCCGAGCGCACGCCGGAGGGGTCGACCGCCGAGATCGCGGCGCTTATGGCCGATGGCGACAAGCAGAGCCCCACGAAGCTCGAGTCGCCTCGCGGCACCGACCCCGTGGGCGACGCCGGCCAGGCGTTCGCGCAGGATCTCGGGGCGAAGTACGACGGCGCCGGCAGCGCGCCGCAGGGCGCAGCCCAGCTCGGCGTGGTGAAGTCGCAGCCGATCTCGGCGCTCATCACCGAGGCGCTGCAGAACTCCGACAACACCGTGATGGAGATGATCGCGCGCCTCGTCGCGATCAAGATGGGCGCCGGCAACACCTTCGGAGCGATCGACGCGGGCGACACCGCCGCCCTCAAGAAGATCGGCGTCGACACCTCGGGCCTCACGATCATCGACGGCTCCGGGCTCTCGGCCGACAACCGGGTCCCCCCGTCGTTCTTCAGCTCGTACCTGACGAAGGTGCTGAACCGCGAGAACGGCCTCGGGGTCATCTACGACGCGCTTCCTATTGCCGGGCAGAGCGGCACGCTGGCGAAGAGCTACGGGCGCTTCACCGGCGCCTCGGCGGTTGCGACGGGCCAGGTGCACGCGAAGACCGGCTCGATCGACGGCGCATACACGCTCGCCGGCGTCATCAATGCGAAGGACGGCTCGCAGCTCGTCTTCTCGATCTACGCCCTCGGCAATGTGGGCGACAGCGCGCGCGCCGCGATCGACTCGCTGACCGCGGCGATCTACAGCTGCGGCGACAATCTGAGCAACTCGTAA
- a CDS encoding isochorismatase family protein — protein MSRALLIVDVQNDFTEGGSLGVTGGAAVAAGITRLLDEHADAYDLVVASRDWHDGGNDNGGHISAHPDFVDSWPPHCISGTPGAEYHPALASDRIDVHVKKGQGRPAYSAFEGADDFGKRISEVFQAHGITDVDVVGIATDYCVRASALDAIADGERVRVLTDLIAGVADASSHAALDELAAAGAELASSASVTAAR, from the coding sequence ATGAGCCGCGCGCTGCTGATCGTCGATGTGCAGAACGACTTCACCGAGGGCGGCTCGCTCGGCGTCACGGGCGGTGCGGCGGTCGCGGCCGGCATCACCCGGCTGCTCGACGAGCATGCGGATGCCTACGACCTCGTCGTCGCGAGCCGCGACTGGCACGACGGAGGCAACGACAACGGCGGCCACATCTCTGCGCACCCCGATTTCGTCGACAGCTGGCCGCCGCACTGCATCAGCGGGACGCCGGGCGCCGAGTACCACCCGGCACTGGCATCCGATCGCATCGACGTGCACGTCAAGAAGGGGCAGGGCCGCCCGGCCTACTCCGCCTTCGAAGGCGCTGACGACTTCGGCAAGCGCATCAGCGAGGTGTTCCAGGCGCATGGCATCACCGACGTCGACGTCGTGGGCATCGCGACCGACTACTGCGTGCGGGCCAGCGCGCTCGATGCGATCGCGGACGGCGAGCGCGTGCGTGTGCTCACCGACCTGATCGCAGGCGTTGCGGATGCTTCGTCGCACGCCGCTCTGGACGAGCTGGCCGCCGCGGGCGCCGAGCTCGCGTCCAGCGCCAGTGTGACCGCGGCTCGATAG
- a CDS encoding aldehyde dehydrogenase family protein, producing the protein MTDTQALTVDAAVSAAQSAFEAAREVPPATRRAWLDALADALDANASELIALAHDETHLPVGRLTGELTRTAFQLRLLGADAATGEPLGATIDHADPGWGMGPRPDIRRVAEPIGVVGVFGASNFPFAFSVLGGDSAAGLAAGCAVVHKAHSAHAQLARATARIAVEALAAAGAPDGLFSLVEGREAGTALVQHPLVKAIGFTGSTYGGQALAALAAARPEPIPFYGELGSTNPVFVTENAWATRRDAILAGYVGSFTLGMGQFCTKPGFLVVPAGEREALVAGLTDAAPTPPHAMLSPGLRESFERSRDELEGTAGFELIVTLPGSDDAPEATVLRASAETVIANPELLEHEMFGPASVVIEYETPEQLAAVAERIGGQLTAGVQAEDGDDVAALLRTLSAHAGRVLWNGWPTGVTVSYAQQHGGPFPATTAPTTTSVGTAAIARFLRPVAYQDVPDAALPAPLQESNPWAITRRVDGVILPAAG; encoded by the coding sequence GTGACCGATACCCAGGCGCTCACCGTCGACGCCGCCGTCTCCGCTGCCCAGTCCGCCTTCGAGGCCGCCCGCGAGGTGCCGCCGGCCACTCGCCGAGCGTGGCTCGACGCCCTCGCCGACGCGCTCGACGCGAACGCCTCCGAGCTGATCGCCCTCGCCCACGACGAGACCCATCTGCCCGTCGGCCGGCTTACCGGCGAGCTGACCCGCACGGCGTTCCAGCTGCGGCTGCTCGGCGCCGACGCTGCGACCGGCGAGCCGCTCGGGGCGACCATCGACCACGCCGACCCGGGCTGGGGCATGGGCCCCCGCCCCGACATCCGCCGCGTCGCGGAGCCCATCGGCGTCGTCGGCGTCTTCGGCGCCTCCAACTTCCCCTTCGCGTTCAGCGTGCTCGGCGGCGACAGCGCCGCGGGCCTCGCCGCCGGCTGCGCAGTCGTGCACAAGGCGCATTCCGCGCACGCGCAGCTTGCCCGCGCGACCGCCCGCATCGCGGTCGAGGCGCTGGCGGCAGCCGGCGCACCCGACGGCCTGTTCTCACTCGTCGAGGGCCGCGAGGCCGGCACCGCACTCGTGCAGCACCCGCTCGTCAAAGCGATCGGATTCACCGGTTCGACCTACGGCGGCCAGGCCCTCGCGGCCCTCGCCGCCGCGCGGCCCGAGCCGATTCCCTTCTACGGCGAGCTCGGCAGCACGAATCCCGTGTTCGTCACCGAGAACGCGTGGGCGACGCGACGCGACGCGATCCTGGCCGGCTACGTCGGCTCGTTCACCCTCGGCATGGGCCAGTTCTGCACGAAGCCCGGCTTCCTCGTCGTTCCTGCGGGCGAGCGCGAAGCGCTCGTCGCGGGGCTGACGGATGCCGCGCCGACCCCGCCGCACGCGATGCTCTCGCCCGGGCTGCGCGAGTCGTTCGAGCGCTCCCGCGACGAGCTCGAGGGCACGGCGGGCTTCGAGCTGATCGTGACGCTGCCCGGCTCCGATGACGCCCCTGAGGCGACCGTGCTGCGTGCGTCGGCCGAGACCGTGATCGCGAACCCCGAGCTGCTCGAGCACGAGATGTTCGGCCCGGCCAGTGTCGTCATCGAATACGAGACGCCCGAGCAGCTCGCCGCGGTCGCCGAACGCATCGGCGGCCAGCTCACCGCCGGGGTGCAGGCCGAAGACGGCGACGACGTCGCCGCCCTGCTTCGCACCCTGTCCGCGCACGCGGGCCGCGTGCTGTGGAACGGCTGGCCGACGGGTGTCACCGTCAGCTATGCGCAGCAGCACGGCGGCCCATTCCCTGCGACGACGGCGCCCACCACCACCTCGGTCGGCACCGCGGCGATCGCCCGCTTCCTGCGACCGGTCGCGTATCAGGATGTACCGGATGCCGCACTCCCCGCACCCCTCCAGGAATCCAACCCCTGGGCAATCACCCGCCGCGTCGATGGCGTGATCCTCCCGGCGGCCGGCTGA
- a CDS encoding NUDIX hydrolase, which yields MPTPEFVLRLREKIGNDELWLSGVTAVVLRGEGPDREVLLVKRSDNGEWTAVTGIVDPGEPPAVAAEREVLEEADIVAVAERLARVHVDERVVVYGNGDRSRYIDLTFRCRYVSGEPFPADGENTEAAWFRLGALPPMRDDHRERIEVAASDEVAARFQR from the coding sequence ATGCCGACCCCGGAGTTCGTCCTGCGCCTGCGCGAGAAGATCGGGAACGACGAGCTGTGGCTGTCCGGCGTCACCGCGGTGGTGCTGCGCGGTGAGGGGCCCGACCGCGAGGTGCTGCTCGTCAAGCGCTCCGACAACGGTGAGTGGACGGCCGTGACCGGCATCGTGGATCCGGGCGAACCGCCCGCCGTCGCCGCTGAACGCGAGGTGCTCGAAGAGGCCGATATCGTCGCCGTCGCCGAGCGGCTCGCACGTGTGCACGTCGACGAGCGTGTCGTCGTCTATGGCAACGGGGACCGGTCGCGGTACATCGACTTGACGTTCCGGTGCCGCTACGTCTCCGGCGAGCCGTTCCCGGCCGACGGCGAGAACACCGAGGCCGCCTGGTTCCGCCTCGGTGCGCTGCCGCCGATGCGCGACGACCATCGCGAGCGCATCGAGGTCGCGGCGTCAGACGAGGTGGCCGCGCGCTTCCAGCGCTGA
- a CDS encoding ABC transporter ATP-binding protein — MAAPVIVATDLAKRFGEVEAVGGVSFEVASGESFGLLGPNGAGKSTTMRMVGAVSPRTGGELSILGLDPDRSGPEIRSQLGVVPQTDNLDFELPVLDNVIVYGRYFGLPRKLVKQRAGELLQFAQLTEKAKTRIDDLSGGMKRRLTIARALINDPKILLLDEPTTGLDPQARHILWDRLFRLKEQGTTLVLTTHYMDEAEQLCDRLIVVDHGRIMAEGTPSSLIRHYSSREVLELRFGSERNAAAAAQLEGIGDRVEVLPDRVLIYADDGEAALEAVRGRGLEAITSLVRRASLEDVFLRLTGRSLIE, encoded by the coding sequence ATGGCCGCACCGGTGATCGTTGCAACCGACCTCGCGAAGCGCTTCGGCGAGGTCGAGGCGGTGGGCGGTGTCTCGTTCGAGGTCGCCTCTGGTGAGTCGTTCGGCCTGCTCGGGCCGAACGGGGCCGGGAAGTCGACGACGATGCGCATGGTGGGCGCGGTGTCGCCGCGTACGGGCGGCGAGCTGTCGATCCTGGGGCTCGACCCCGATCGCAGCGGGCCCGAGATCCGCTCGCAGCTCGGCGTCGTACCGCAGACCGACAACCTCGATTTCGAGCTGCCCGTGCTCGACAACGTGATCGTCTACGGCCGCTACTTCGGCTTGCCGCGGAAGCTCGTGAAGCAGCGCGCGGGCGAGCTGCTGCAGTTCGCGCAGCTCACCGAGAAGGCGAAGACCCGCATCGACGACCTCTCCGGCGGCATGAAGCGGCGACTCACGATCGCGCGGGCGCTCATCAACGACCCCAAGATCCTGCTGCTCGACGAGCCGACGACGGGGCTCGACCCGCAGGCGCGGCACATCCTGTGGGACCGGCTGTTCCGGCTCAAAGAGCAGGGCACGACGCTGGTGCTGACGACCCACTACATGGACGAGGCTGAGCAGCTCTGCGACCGCCTGATCGTCGTCGACCACGGGCGCATCATGGCAGAGGGCACACCGTCGTCGCTCATCAGGCACTACTCGAGCCGCGAGGTGCTCGAGCTGCGCTTCGGCTCAGAGCGCAATGCGGCGGCGGCGGCCCAGCTCGAGGGAATCGGCGACCGGGTCGAGGTGCTGCCCGACCGGGTGCTGATCTACGCCGACGACGGCGAGGCCGCACTCGAGGCGGTCCGCGGCCGCGGGCTCGAGGCGATCACGTCGCTCGTGCGGCGCGCATCGCTTGAAGACGTGTTCCTCAGGCTCACCGGGCGGAGCCTGATCGAATGA
- a CDS encoding ABC transporter permease, with amino-acid sequence MTANAMTADAAAALARRAAVRPRRFGALFVFEHRLTTARRTWTSNVVPALGLPVLYLFAMGLGLGSLIGGGAGAADLGGVSYLVFVAPALLTAAAFQTASEEFIFPIRLGFKWNPTFFGMNAAPLSPGQIIDGNVIYTSVRITANSLVYFLIMWAFGAVQSGWGILSVLAALLTALSFGGPLIAYITSLDKDASQETLVLRFIVMPLTLFSGTYFPLSLMPVYLQWIGWVSPLWHGTQLARDATYGLGEPAWLIAVHLAYLVATFVVGWQIARRLARKKLNK; translated from the coding sequence ATGACGGCGAACGCGATGACGGCAGATGCTGCAGCCGCACTCGCCCGCCGGGCAGCCGTGCGCCCGCGGCGCTTCGGGGCGCTCTTCGTGTTCGAGCACCGTCTCACGACGGCGCGCCGCACCTGGACGTCGAACGTCGTCCCCGCCCTCGGCCTGCCGGTGCTGTACCTGTTCGCGATGGGCCTCGGGCTCGGCTCGCTCATCGGCGGCGGGGCCGGCGCGGCGGACCTCGGCGGGGTGTCATACCTCGTGTTCGTGGCGCCGGCGCTGCTCACGGCGGCGGCGTTCCAGACCGCGTCCGAAGAGTTCATCTTCCCGATCAGGCTCGGGTTCAAGTGGAATCCGACGTTCTTCGGCATGAATGCCGCGCCGCTGTCGCCCGGCCAGATCATCGACGGGAACGTGATCTACACGAGCGTGCGCATCACGGCGAACAGCCTCGTCTACTTCCTGATCATGTGGGCGTTCGGTGCGGTGCAGTCGGGGTGGGGCATCCTCTCGGTCCTTGCCGCACTGCTCACCGCACTGTCGTTCGGCGGCCCGCTGATCGCCTACATCACGTCCCTCGACAAAGACGCGAGCCAAGAGACGCTCGTGCTGCGGTTCATCGTCATGCCGCTCACGCTGTTCTCCGGCACCTACTTCCCGCTGTCGCTGATGCCGGTCTACCTGCAGTGGATCGGGTGGGTGTCGCCCCTCTGGCACGGCACGCAGCTCGCGCGCGACGCGACGTACGGGCTCGGCGAGCCGGCCTGGCTCATCGCCGTGCACCTCGCGTATCTCGTGGCGACCTTCGTCGTCGGGTGGCAGATCGCCCGCCGGCTCGCGCGGAAGAAGCTGAACAAGTGA
- a CDS encoding ABC transporter permease: MSALVTGRSRPRLLGAVFAGNPGAVMARSWMATRSTNWLVVVSGFLEPVLYLLSLGVGLGALIGTVDTGGHHISYAAFIAPALLATSAMNGAVMDSTFNVFFKLNFGKLYEGMLATPLGPLDVALGEIMMALLRGALYGLAFLGVMWAVGLNLSWTALLAFPALLIIAFGFASLGMGIVSFMKTFTQLDWIFFVLLPMFLLSSTFFPITVYPRPVQIVIECLPLWHGIELVRGLTTGVITTALVWHVLYYAGMIAAGLVLTTARLRALFLK, from the coding sequence GTGAGCGCTCTTGTGACGGGCCGCTCGAGGCCGCGCCTGCTCGGGGCGGTGTTCGCGGGGAATCCGGGCGCCGTGATGGCCCGCAGCTGGATGGCGACGAGGTCGACGAACTGGCTCGTCGTGGTCTCGGGGTTCCTCGAGCCGGTGCTCTACCTGCTGTCGCTCGGCGTCGGCCTCGGTGCGCTGATCGGCACGGTCGACACGGGCGGCCACCACATCAGCTACGCGGCGTTCATCGCGCCGGCGCTGCTCGCGACGTCGGCGATGAACGGCGCCGTGATGGATTCGACGTTCAACGTGTTCTTCAAGCTGAACTTCGGGAAGCTCTACGAGGGCATGCTCGCGACGCCGCTCGGGCCGCTCGACGTCGCGCTCGGCGAGATCATGATGGCGCTGCTGCGCGGTGCACTCTATGGGTTGGCGTTCCTCGGCGTGATGTGGGCCGTCGGCCTCAACCTGTCGTGGACGGCGCTGCTGGCGTTCCCCGCGCTGCTGATCATCGCCTTCGGCTTCGCGAGCCTCGGCATGGGCATCGTGAGCTTCATGAAGACGTTCACCCAGCTCGACTGGATCTTCTTCGTCCTGCTGCCGATGTTCCTGCTGTCGTCGACGTTCTTCCCCATCACCGTCTACCCGCGGCCGGTGCAGATCGTCATCGAATGCCTGCCGCTGTGGCACGGCATCGAGCTCGTGCGCGGCCTGACCACCGGCGTCATCACGACGGCGCTCGTGTGGCACGTGCTCTACTACGCCGGCATGATCGCGGCCGGCCTGGTGCTCACGACCGCGCGGCTGCGCGCACTGTTCTTGAAATAG
- a CDS encoding ABC transporter ATP-binding protein → MSDVTASAPPPPARRGFGRRRASDEGPRASFRQLLPYLLEHRRVLVWVIVLSVLGAAASLAQPLLVNQVITRVQHASPLGWLVWALVGLVVVAGLLSGYQHYLLQRTGEGVVLSSRRRLVARLLNLPIAEFDQRRTGDLVSRVGADTTALRAVLTQGLIDAIGGALTFVGALVGMLIIDPVLLGLTVLVIAVSVVVVVLLSGRIRNASAQAQKKVGDLTAAVERAITSVRTIRAAGATAREVAAVDEDSRGAWQMGIQVARISAMVVPVAGIALQVSFLVVLGIGGYRVASGAISVASLVTFIIFLFMLVMPLGNAFGAITSVNSALGALGRIEEIIALPGEDARDAQTASLAQLRADAPAIAFDRVSFAYPVLPGEAESAPVLREVSFDVPRGKRTALVGPSGAGKSTSLALIERFYDPTAGAIRIGGVDVADLPRDELRAQLGYVEQDAPALAGSLRDNLRLAAPDASDDACRDVLEAVNLGEVLARSPLGLDAPVGEEGVMLSGGERQRLAIARALLAAPPILLLDESTSSLDGRNEQLMREAIDAVAEHRTMIVIAHRLSTVVDSDQIVVLDHGEVVGVGTHSELVASVPLYRELAKHQLLV, encoded by the coding sequence ATGAGTGATGTCACCGCCTCTGCTCCCCCACCCCCCGCTCGCCGCGGCTTCGGCCGCCGCCGAGCTTCCGACGAAGGGCCGCGCGCATCGTTCCGGCAGCTGCTGCCGTATCTGCTCGAGCACCGCCGCGTGCTCGTCTGGGTGATCGTGCTGTCGGTGCTCGGCGCCGCCGCGTCGCTCGCGCAGCCGCTGCTCGTGAACCAGGTGATCACGCGCGTGCAGCACGCGTCACCGCTCGGGTGGCTCGTGTGGGCGCTCGTCGGCCTCGTCGTCGTGGCCGGGCTGCTCTCCGGCTACCAGCACTACCTGCTGCAGCGCACCGGCGAGGGCGTCGTGCTGTCGTCGCGCCGGCGCCTCGTCGCACGGCTGCTCAACCTGCCGATCGCCGAGTTCGACCAGCGCCGCACTGGCGACCTGGTCAGCCGCGTCGGCGCCGACACCACCGCCCTGCGCGCCGTGCTCACGCAGGGGCTGATCGATGCGATCGGCGGCGCGCTCACCTTCGTCGGCGCGCTCGTCGGCATGCTCATCATCGATCCCGTGCTGCTCGGCCTCACCGTGCTCGTCATCGCGGTCTCGGTCGTCGTCGTCGTGCTGCTCTCCGGCCGAATCCGCAACGCGTCAGCGCAGGCGCAGAAGAAGGTCGGCGACCTGACCGCCGCCGTCGAACGCGCGATCACCTCGGTGCGCACCATTCGCGCGGCCGGCGCCACGGCACGCGAGGTCGCCGCCGTCGACGAGGACTCCCGCGGCGCCTGGCAGATGGGCATCCAGGTCGCCCGCATCTCGGCGATGGTCGTGCCGGTCGCCGGCATCGCCCTGCAGGTGTCGTTCCTGGTCGTGCTCGGGATCGGCGGCTATCGCGTCGCGTCCGGGGCCATCTCGGTGGCATCCCTCGTGACCTTCATCATCTTCCTGTTCATGCTCGTCATGCCGCTCGGCAACGCGTTCGGCGCGATCACCTCGGTGAACTCGGCGTTGGGCGCACTCGGCCGCATCGAAGAGATCATCGCGCTGCCCGGGGAGGACGCGCGCGATGCGCAGACCGCCTCACTTGCTCAGCTGCGGGCGGATGCGCCGGCCATCGCGTTCGACAGGGTGTCGTTCGCCTATCCGGTCCTTCCGGGTGAAGCAGAATCGGCCCCGGTGCTGCGCGAGGTCTCGTTCGACGTGCCGCGCGGCAAGCGCACCGCGCTCGTCGGGCCTTCCGGTGCTGGGAAGTCGACGTCGCTCGCGCTCATCGAGCGGTTCTACGACCCGACCGCCGGGGCGATCCGCATCGGCGGGGTCGACGTCGCCGACCTGCCGCGCGACGAGTTGCGGGCCCAGCTCGGGTATGTCGAGCAGGATGCCCCTGCACTCGCCGGCTCGCTGCGCGACAACCTTCGCCTCGCCGCGCCCGATGCGTCCGACGACGCGTGCCGCGACGTCCTCGAGGCGGTGAACCTCGGCGAGGTGCTCGCACGCTCGCCGCTCGGCCTCGACGCGCCCGTCGGCGAGGAGGGCGTTATGCTCTCCGGCGGCGAGCGCCAGCGGCTCGCGATCGCGCGGGCGCTGCTCGCCGCTCCCCCGATCCTGCTGCTCGACGAGTCGACGTCGTCGCTCGACGGCCGCAACGAGCAGCTCATGCGCGAGGCGATCGATGCCGTCGCCGAGCACCGCACGATGATCGTCATCGCGCACCGTCTGTCGACCGTCGTCGACTCGGACCAGATCGTGGTGCTCGATCATGGCGAGGTGGTCGGGGTGGGAACGCACTCGGAGCTCGTGGCATCCGTGCCGCTCTATCGCGAGCTCGCGAAGCACCAATTGCTGGTTTGA
- a CDS encoding MFS transporter, whose protein sequence is MSVSATLEASNTTAANPRSRVVLASLIGTSVEFYDFYAYATAAVLAFPTLFFPTGDPTTALLASFATFGAAMVARPIGAMFFGHFGDRIGRKGTLVASLLTMGIATFLIGFLPTYAAIGWWATLLLIVLRLAQGFALGGEWSGAALIATENAPAGRRGWWGTFPQLGAPIGFIIANLVFLVINTIWPGSFLAWGWRVPFFFSALMVIIGLWVRLRLVESTTFQKAVKADAIVKLPLGSLLRKNWKGVVLGTFYMLATYVVFYLMTTFTLSYGTRLPAHAAAAAAAKAGTPFNAASYVPGLGIPYTHFVLMQILGVIFFGVFTLISGPIADTIGRKKLLIGVTIAIIVFGLTFDLFLAPRGDATFEGALVQAFLTIGFTLMGITFGPMGALLPELFPTNVRYTGSGVAYNISSILGAALAPLIAVALWGAASGRTWLVGVYLSVMGVLTLIALIIGRETKDVEFHDQLA, encoded by the coding sequence ATGTCTGTCTCTGCCACCCTCGAGGCCTCGAACACCACCGCGGCGAATCCGCGGTCGCGCGTCGTCCTCGCAAGCCTCATCGGCACGTCCGTCGAGTTCTACGACTTCTACGCCTACGCGACCGCCGCCGTTCTGGCCTTTCCCACCCTGTTCTTCCCCACCGGCGACCCGACCACCGCGCTGCTCGCCAGCTTCGCGACCTTCGGCGCCGCCATGGTCGCGCGGCCCATCGGAGCGATGTTCTTCGGCCACTTCGGCGACCGCATCGGGCGCAAGGGCACCCTGGTCGCGTCGCTGCTCACGATGGGCATCGCGACGTTCCTGATCGGATTCCTGCCGACCTACGCCGCCATCGGCTGGTGGGCGACGCTGCTGCTCATCGTCCTGCGCCTCGCACAGGGCTTCGCCCTCGGCGGCGAGTGGTCGGGCGCCGCGCTCATCGCGACCGAGAACGCGCCGGCCGGCCGACGCGGCTGGTGGGGCACGTTCCCGCAGCTCGGTGCGCCGATCGGGTTCATCATCGCGAACCTCGTCTTCCTCGTGATCAACACGATCTGGCCCGGCTCGTTCCTCGCCTGGGGCTGGCGCGTGCCGTTCTTCTTCTCGGCGCTCATGGTCATCATCGGCCTGTGGGTGCGACTGCGGCTCGTCGAGTCGACGACGTTCCAGAAGGCCGTCAAGGCCGACGCGATCGTGAAGCTGCCACTCGGCTCCCTGCTGCGGAAGAACTGGAAGGGCGTCGTGCTCGGCACCTTCTACATGCTCGCGACCTATGTCGTCTTCTACCTCATGACGACGTTCACGCTGAGCTACGGAACCCGCCTTCCCGCGCACGCCGCCGCCGCGGCCGCCGCGAAGGCCGGCACGCCGTTCAACGCGGCGAGCTACGTGCCCGGCCTCGGCATCCCCTATACGCACTTCGTGCTCATGCAGATCCTCGGCGTGATCTTCTTCGGCGTCTTCACGCTGATCTCCGGGCCGATCGCCGACACCATCGGACGCAAGAAGCTGCTCATCGGCGTGACGATCGCGATCATCGTGTTCGGCCTCACCTTCGACCTGTTCCTCGCGCCGCGCGGCGACGCGACCTTCGAGGGGGCGCTCGTGCAGGCGTTCCTCACGATCGGCTTCACTCTGATGGGCATCACCTTCGGCCCGATGGGCGCGCTGCTGCCCGAGCTGTTCCCGACGAACGTGCGCTACACGGGCTCGGGCGTCGCCTACAACATCTCGTCGATCCTCGGCGCGGCGCTCGCACCGCTCATCGCGGTGGCGCTCTGGGGCGCGGCATCCGGCCGCACCTGGCTCGTCGGCGTCTACCTGTCCGTCATGGGCGTGCTCACCCTGATCGCGCTGATCATCGGCCGCGAGACGAAGGACGTCGAGTTCCACGACCAGCTCGCGTGA
- a CDS encoding DUF2269 family protein yields the protein MAHVFIALHVILAVFIIGPMALLPHTGLRALRNFDAKQVRGLARSVSIFSWASLVVFVLGFAALGTADIPFTRLWVWLSVVLYAGAFVLSVFVIVPNLRRGAEEIEGAAAPAEGEKLRRPAAYSAVAATAGVSTILLVVVVILMAFRP from the coding sequence ATGGCCCACGTCTTCATCGCGCTGCACGTCATCCTCGCCGTCTTCATCATCGGCCCCATGGCGCTGCTGCCTCACACGGGGCTGCGGGCGCTGCGCAACTTCGACGCGAAGCAGGTGCGCGGGCTCGCGCGATCGGTGTCGATCTTCAGCTGGGCCTCACTCGTCGTGTTCGTGCTGGGCTTCGCGGCGCTCGGCACCGCCGACATCCCGTTCACCCGGCTCTGGGTCTGGCTGTCGGTCGTTCTCTACGCCGGCGCGTTCGTGCTGAGTGTCTTCGTGATCGTACCGAACCTGCGTCGCGGTGCGGAGGAGATCGAGGGCGCGGCGGCGCCTGCCGAGGGCGAGAAGCTGCGCCGCCCGGCCGCCTATTCGGCAGTGGCCGCGACGGCAGGTGTGTCGACCATCCTGCTGGTCGTCGTCGTGATCCTCATGGCGTTCCGCCCCTAG